From a region of the Salvelinus namaycush isolate Seneca chromosome 40, SaNama_1.0, whole genome shotgun sequence genome:
- the LOC120033398 gene encoding tyrosine-protein phosphatase non-receptor type 4-like, whose translation MTSRSRLPAGSNDNVRASELAQDRQHTEVVCNVLLLDNTVQAFKVNKHDQGQVLLDVVFKHLELTERDYFGLQLADDSSDSQRWLDPIKPIRKQLKSRSPHNLNFRVKFFVTDPNKLQEEYTRYQYFLQIKQDILSGRLPCPYITATLLASYAVQSELGDYSQDENLPGYLSGYSFIPNAPHDFEKEIAKQHQQHKGLPPAQSEFNYLNTARTLELYGVELHYARDQSNTEILIGVMSTGIVVYKNRVRINCFPWLQIVKISFKCRQFFIQLRRELNESREALLAFNMVNYRACKNLWKACVEHHTFFRLDRPLPPQKNFFAHVFQLGSKYRYCGRTEVQSVQYGKEKGIKDRVFARSPSKPLVRRLMDGGMDWESVSRNSRASLSDDRLETQSLPTRSPPGTPNHRNSKFAQERLRPSSVGHLLDHVNYHDHASPCQTFTNHKSASSTQANSISLDSTPSPDSTIDGQPPALPPKQTRRPLSSQSQSHSQQELDNHINELYDTPLSEDKTMPNGVLPHDNLVFIKMCPDEQGRFGFNVKGGLDQKMPVIVSRVAPGTAADLCVPRLNEGDQVVLINGQDISEHTHDQVVMFIKASCEESDSGELNLLVRPNAMYDLVEEEKLEDGDTESNYQYSPERAPQDQPQDQPDHHPSCWRDSILQLKEGLSTGAVQQQFDQLYRKRPGLTMSCAKLPQNISKNRYRDISPYDATRVILKGKDGDYINANYINMVIPAPSAVNRYIACQGPLPATCSDFWRMTWEQGSSMVVMLTTQVERGRVKCHQYWPNPGAIATHGDFQVSCVTEEEQSAFLVREITLTHLESEESRSLTQIQYMAWPDHGVPDDYTDFLDFVSLVRRKRGGKEEPVIVHCSAGIGRTGVLITMETAMCLIECNQPVYPLDIVRTMRDQRAMMIQTPSQYRFVCEAILKVYEEELVKPLTPTKPLTPVESLTPTKPLTPVESLPPTKPLTPIESLMPTKPLTTTKPLTPVESLTPTKPLTPVESLTPTKPLTPIESLMPTKPLTTTKPLTPVESLTPTMPLTPVESLTPTKPLTPVESLTPTKPLTSVESLMPTKPLTPVESLMPTKPLTPVESLTPTKPLTPVESLMPTKPLTPVESLTPTKPLTPVESLTPTKPLTPIESLTPTKPLTPVESLTPTKPLTPVESLTPTKPLTPVESLTPTKPLIPVESLTPTKPLAPVESLTPTKPLTPVESLTPTKPLTPVESLMPTKPLTTTKPLTPVESLTPTKPLTPVESLMPTKPLTTTKPLTPVESLTPTKPLTPVESLTPTKPLTPVESLMPTKPLTTTKPLTPVESLTPTKPLTSVESLMPTKPLTPVESLIPTKPLTPVESLTPTKPLTPVASLTPTKPLTPVESLTPTKPLTPVESLTPTKPLTPVESLMPTKPLTPVESLTPTKPLTPVESLTPTKPLTPVESLTPTKPLTPTKPLTPTKPLTPVESLMPTKPLTPVESLPPTKSLTPVESLTPTKPLTPVASLTPTKPLTPVESLTPTKPLTPVESLTPTKPLTPVESLPPTKPLTPVESLPPTKSLTPVESLTPTKPLTTLEPLTPTEPEVETERVGFIPPGTD comes from the exons AGGTGGCTGGATCCAATCAAACCGATTAGAAAGCAATTAAAAA GTCGGTCTCCACACAATTTGAATTTTAGGGTTAAATTCTTTGTAACCGACCCCAATAAACTTCAGGAGGAGTATACAAG GTACCAGTACTTTTTGCAGATTAAACAGGACATACTTAGTGGAAG GCTGCCGTGTCCATACATCACAGCCACTCTTCTTGCTTCATACGCTGTTCAGT CTGAGCTAGGGGACTACAGTCAGGACGAGAACTTGCCCGGCTACCTCTCCGGATACTCTTTCATCCCCAACGCACCACATGACTTTGAGAAAGAGATTGCCAAACAGCATCAGCAACACAA GGGACTGCCTCCTGCCCAGTCAGAGTTCAATTATCTAAACACAGCACGGACACTAGAGCTCTATGGAGTAGAATTGCACTATGCGAGG GATCAAAGCAACACTGAGATTTTAATCGGAGTGATGTCAACTGGGATTGTCGTCTATAAGAACAGGGTACGAATCAACTGCTTTCCATG gCTACAGATTGTAAAGATCTCGTTTAAATGTCGACAGTTTTTTATTCAACTCAGAAGAGAATTG aaTGAGAGCCGTGAGGCGCTCTTAGCCTTTAACATGGTGAACTACCGAGCCTGTAAGAACCTATGGAAGGCCTGTGTAGAGCACCACACCTTCTTCAGACTGGACCGACCCTTACCACCACAGAAGAACTTCTTTGCACATGTCTTCCAACTGGGCTCCAAGTACCGCTACTG TGGTAGGACAGAGGTGCAGTCTGTCCAGTACGGCAAGGAGAAGGGCATCAAGGACAGGGTGTTCGCCAG GTCTCCCAGTAAGCCATTGGTGCGGCGgctgatggatggagggatggactgGGAGTCAGTCAGCCGGAACTCCAGGGCCTCTCTGTCTGACGACCGCCTGGAGACCCAGAGCCTGCCCACACGCTCCCCACCAGGCACCCCCAACCA CAGGAACTCCAAGTTTGCACAAGAGCGCCTGCGGCCGTCCTCCGTGGGACACCTGCTGGACCATGTGAACTACCACGACCATGCCTCGCCCTGCCAAACGTTTACCAATCACAAGTCAGCCTCCTCAACCCAGGCCAACTCCATCAGCCTAGATTCTACCCC GTCACCAGACTCGACCATCGACGGCCAGCCGCCCGCTCTGCCCCCTAAGCAGACTAGGAGGCCTCTGTCCAGCCAGTCCCAGTCCCACTCTCAGCAGGAGTTGGACAACCACATCAATGAGCTGTATGACACGCCTCTGTCAGAAGACAAGACTATG CCCAATGGAGTGCTTCCTCATGACAATCTGGTGTTCATTAAAATGTGCCCCGACGAACAAGGACGATTTGGATTCAATGTGAAGGGTGGGCTGGACCAGAAGATGCCTGTGATCGTGTCCCGAGTGGCCCCGGGAACAGCG GCTGACCTGTGTGTTCCCCGGCTGAACGAGGGAGACCAGGTGGTTCTGATTAACGGTCAGGACATCTCAGAGCACACCCACGACCAGGTGGTCATGTTCATCAAGGCCAGCTGTGAGGAGAGCGACTCAGGAGAGCTGAACCTGCTGGTCAGACCCAACg CCATGTATGacctggtggaggaggagaagctGGAGGATGGAGATACGGAGTCTAACTACCAGTACTCCCCAGAGAGGGCTCCCCaggaccagccccaggaccagccagacCACCACCCATCCTGCTGGAGAGACTCCATACTACAGCTGAAAGAAGGCTTGAGCACTGGGGCCGTACAGCAGCAGTTTGAT CAACTCTACCGGAAAAGGCCCGGATTGACAATGTCATGTGCCAAATTACCTCAGAACATTTCCAAAAATCGATATCGAGACATTTCACCGT ATGATGCAACCAGGGTTATTCTGAAGGGCAAGGATGGGGACTATATCAATGCAAATTACATCAAT ATGGTGATCCCAGCGCCCAGTGCTGTAAACCGTTACATCGCGTGCCAGGGCCCGCTGCCCGCCACCTGCTCTGACTTCTGGAGGATGACTTGGGAACAGGGCTCCAGCATGGTGGTCATGCTCACCACGCAGGTGGAGAGAGGACGG GTGAAGTGTCATCAGTATTGGCCCAACCCTGGTGCCATCGCTACCCATGGGGACTTCCAGGTGTCCTGTGTGACAGAAGAAGAGCAATCAGCATTCCTGGTCAGAGAGATAACTCTCACACACCTGGAG AGTGAGGAGAGCAGGTCGCTGACTCAGATCCAGTACATGGCCTGGCCTGACCACGGTGTTCCAGACGACTACACTGACTTCCTGGACTTTGTCAGTCTGGTCCGCAGAAAGAGGGGGGGCAAGGAGGAGCCAGTGATAGTACACTGCAG CGCTGGGATTGGTCGGACGGGGGTGCTCATCACCATGGAAACAGCCATGTGTTTGATTGAGTGCAATCAGCCCGTGTATCCGCTGGATATCGTGAGGACAATGAGAGACCAGAGGGCCATGATGATCCAGACTCCG AGCCAGTACAGGTTTGTCTGTGAGGCGATCCTCAAGGTGTACGAGGAGGAGCTGGTCAAACCGCTGACGCCCACAAAGCCCCTGACACCCGTAGAGTCTCTGACACCCACAAAGCCCCTGACACCCGTAGAGTCTCTGCCGCCCACAAAGCCCCTGACACCCATAGAGTCTCTTATGCCTACAAAGCCCCTGACAACCACAAAGCCCCTGACACCCGTAGAGTCTCTGACGCCCACAAAGCCCCTGACACCCGTAGAGTCTCTGACACCCACAAAGCCCCTGACACCCATAGAGTCTCTGATGCCTACAAAGCCCCTGACAACCACAAAGCCCCTGACACCCGTAGAGTCTCTGACGCCCACAATGCCCCTGACACCCGTAGAGTCTCTGACGCCTACAAAGCCCCTGACACCTGTAGAGTCTCTGACGCCTACAAAGCCCCTGACATCTGTAGAGTCTCTGATGCCCACAAAGCCCCTGACACCTGTAGAGTCTCTGATGCCCACAAAGCCTCTGACACCTGTAGAGTCTCTAACGCCCACAAAGCCCCTGACACCTGTAGAGTCTCTGATGCCCACAAAGCCTCTGACACCCGTAGAGTCTCTGACACCCACAAAGCCTTTGACACCCGTAGAGTCTCTGACACCCACAAAGCCCCTGACACCCATAGAGTCTCTGACGCCCACAAAGCCTCTGACACCCGTAGAGTCTCTGACACCCACAAAGCCCCTGACACCCGTAGAGTCTCTGACACCTACAAAGCCCCTGACACCCGTAGAGTCTCTGACGCCCACAAAGCCCCTGATACCCGTAGAGTCTCTGACGCCCACAAAGCCTCTGGCACCCGTAGAGTCTCTGACACCCACAAAGCCCCTGACACCTGTAGAGTCTCTGACGCCCACAAAGCCCCTGACACCTGTAGAGTCTCTGATGCCTACAAAGCCCCTGACAACCACAAAGCCCCTGACACCCGTAGAATCTCTGACGCCTACAAAGCCCCTGACACCTGTAGAGTCTCTGATGCCTACAAAGCCCCTGACAACCACAAAGCCCCTGACACCTGTAGAGTCTCTGACACCCACAAAGCCCCTGACACCTGTAGAGTCTCTGACGCCCACAAAGCCCCTGACACCTGTAGAGTCTCTGATGCCTACAAAGCCCCTGACAACCACAAAGCCCCTGACACCCGTAGAGTCTCTGACGCCTACAAAGCCCCTGACATCTGTAGAGTCTCTGATGCCCACAAAGCCCCTCACACCTGTAGAGTCTCTGATTCCCACAAAGCCTCTGACACCCGTAGAGTCTCTGACACCCACAAAGCCCCTGACACCCGTAGCATCTCTGACACCTACAAAGCCCCTGACACCCGTAGAGTCTCTGACACCTACAAAGCCCCTCACACCCGTAGAGTCTCTGACACCCACAAAGCCCCTGACACCTGTAGAGTCTCTGATGCCTACAAAGCCCCTGACACCCGTAGAGTCTCTGACACCTACAAAGCCCCTGACACCCGTAGAGTCTCTGACGCCTACAAAGCCCCTGACACCTGTAGAGTCTCTGACGCCTACAAAGCCCCTGACACCTACAAAGCCCCTGACACCCACAAAGCCCCTGACACCTGTAGAGTCTCTGATGCCCACAAAGCCCCTGACACCCGTAGAGTCTCTGCCGCCCACAAAGTCTCTGACACCCGTAGAGTCTCTGACACCCACAAAGCCCCTGACACCTGTAGCATCTCTGACACCTACAAAGCCCCTGACACCCGTAGAGTCTCTGACGCCCACAAAGCCTCTGACACCCGTAGAGTCTCTGACGCCCACAAAGCCGCTGACACCCGTAGAGTCTCTGCCGCCCACAAAGCCCCTGACACCTGTAGAGTCTCTGCCGCCCACAAAGTCTCTGACACCCGTAGAGTCTCTGACACCCACAAAGCCCTTGACGACCTTAGAGCCCCTGACACCCACAGAgccagaggtagagacagagagagtcggCTTTATCCCTcctgggactgactga